One Thermoanaerobacter pseudethanolicus ATCC 33223 DNA window includes the following coding sequences:
- the secY gene encoding preprotein translocase subunit SecY, with the protein MFQTLVNAWNVDDVRKRILYTLGMLVIFRVGSHIPVPGIDPKVIANILGQGQLFGFFDIISGGAFSNFTIFAMSITPYINASIIMQLLTIAIPSLEQLAKEGEEGRKKIAQYTRYLTVVLALIQAIGMTIGLKSAVINPTFFNLTVIVITLTAGTAFLMWLGEKITENGIGNGSSLIIFAGIISRIPNMIYLTSQYIQAGTANIFGAIAFVVAELIMIVLIILATEGQRRIPVQYAKRVVGRKVYGGQSTHIPIRINMAGVIPIIFALSLLQFPQQLATFFPRSSFYNFVQKWLSTSGLIYNILDILLIIGFTYFYTAVIFNPVDVSDNLKKYGGFIPGIRPGKPTTDFLTRVLNRVTFVGALFLAFIATMPVILMNITGLQLYFGGTALLIAVGVALDTMKQIEGHLIMRNYQGFLK; encoded by the coding sequence GTGTTTCAAACCCTTGTCAATGCTTGGAATGTTGATGATGTAAGGAAAAGGATACTTTATACTTTGGGGATGTTAGTAATCTTTAGAGTGGGGTCTCATATTCCTGTGCCTGGAATTGACCCAAAAGTGATTGCTAACATACTTGGTCAAGGACAATTGTTTGGATTTTTTGATATAATATCAGGTGGTGCTTTTAGTAATTTTACCATTTTTGCGATGAGCATTACACCTTACATCAATGCATCAATTATAATGCAACTTTTAACAATAGCAATTCCTTCTCTTGAGCAATTAGCCAAAGAAGGCGAAGAAGGAAGGAAGAAAATTGCTCAGTATACCAGATATTTAACAGTTGTACTTGCCTTGATACAAGCTATAGGAATGACAATTGGGCTAAAGAGTGCAGTTATCAACCCTACATTTTTTAACTTAACGGTCATCGTTATAACCTTAACTGCAGGTACTGCTTTTCTCATGTGGTTAGGTGAAAAAATTACTGAAAATGGAATAGGCAACGGAAGTTCATTAATAATTTTTGCGGGGATAATTTCTAGGATTCCTAACATGATATATCTGACAAGTCAATATATTCAAGCAGGTACTGCTAATATTTTTGGTGCTATTGCTTTTGTAGTAGCAGAGCTCATAATGATAGTGTTAATAATCTTAGCTACAGAAGGCCAAAGAAGAATTCCTGTGCAATATGCAAAAAGGGTTGTTGGCAGAAAAGTTTATGGTGGACAAAGTACTCACATTCCTATAAGAATAAACATGGCAGGGGTTATTCCTATCATATTTGCTCTTTCACTATTACAGTTTCCGCAACAATTAGCAACCTTTTTCCCACGGTCGTCATTTTACAACTTTGTGCAAAAATGGCTTAGCACAAGTGGGCTAATATACAATATTTTAGATATATTATTGATAATAGGATTTACTTATTTCTATACTGCAGTAATATTTAACCCTGTAGATGTATCGGATAATTTGAAAAAATATGGGGGCTTTATCCCTGGAATAAGGCCAGGTAAACCAACTACAGACTTTCTTACAAGGGTATTGAATAGAGTTACTTTTGTAGGAGCGTTATTCTTAGCATTTATTGCTACAATGCCAGTAATTTTAATGAATATAACAGGATTGCAGCTTTACTTTGGGGGTACAGCACTTTTAATTGCAGTTGGTGTAGCGCTTGATACTATGAAACAAATTGAAGGACATCTTATCATGAGGAATTATCAAGGATTTTTGAAATAA
- a CDS encoding adenylate kinase → MRVILLGPPGAGKGTQAVKIAKEFDIPHISTGDIFRQNLRDNTDLGKLAKEYMDKGLLVPDEVTNKIVEDRLEKDDCQKGFLLDGYPRNVAQAEELDRFLHDKGIHLDCVLNIEVDREALIERITGRRVCPNCGATYHIKTSPPAVDNVCDKCGAQLIQRSDDKLESVVKRLEVYESQTKPLIEYYTKKNTLVNIDGNKSVEEVFEDIKKALGDRGK, encoded by the coding sequence ATGAGAGTAATACTTTTAGGCCCCCCAGGTGCAGGCAAAGGGACGCAAGCTGTGAAAATTGCTAAGGAGTTTGACATTCCTCACATATCTACTGGAGATATTTTTAGACAAAATTTAAGAGACAATACTGACTTAGGGAAACTTGCAAAAGAATACATGGACAAAGGATTATTGGTCCCCGATGAGGTTACGAATAAAATAGTAGAAGATAGATTAGAAAAAGATGATTGCCAAAAAGGGTTTTTATTAGATGGTTACCCCAGAAATGTTGCACAGGCTGAGGAATTAGACAGGTTTTTACATGACAAAGGCATTCATCTAGATTGTGTATTAAATATTGAAGTTGACAGAGAAGCTTTAATTGAAAGAATAACAGGCAGAAGAGTATGTCCTAATTGCGGTGCGACTTATCACATAAAGACTTCTCCTCCTGCAGTCGACAATGTATGTGATAAATGTGGTGCACAACTTATACAGCGTTCAGATGATAAATTAGAATCAGTTGTAAAAAGATTAGAGGTTTATGAAAGTCAAACTAAGCCTTTGATTGAGTATTATACAAAGAAAAACACTTTAGTGAATATTGATGGAAATAAATCGGTAGAAGAAGTATTTGAAGATATAAAAAAGGCTTTGGGAGACAGAGGCAAATGA
- the map gene encoding type I methionyl aminopeptidase, with translation MIYIKSKNEIDLMRTAGKVIANLFEVLERAIKPGVTTLELDRIAEEFIIKNGCKPAFKGLYGFPASICTSINEEVVHGIPSLRKLKEGDIISIDLGATYKGYNADAARTFLVGEISEEAQKLIEVTKNSFFEGIKYAKEGNRLSDISYAIQTYVESHGFSVVREYVGHGIGIKMHEDPQIPNFGPPGRGPRLKRGMCLAIEPMVNAGHYAVRTLEDNWTVVTVDGSLSAHYENTIVITEGDPEILTIL, from the coding sequence ATGATATATATTAAGTCTAAGAATGAAATTGATTTGATGAGAACAGCTGGCAAGGTAATAGCAAATCTCTTTGAGGTTTTAGAAAGGGCAATTAAGCCAGGAGTTACGACATTAGAGCTTGATAGAATTGCAGAAGAGTTTATAATAAAAAATGGTTGTAAACCTGCTTTCAAAGGTTTATACGGTTTTCCTGCTAGTATTTGCACTTCAATAAATGAAGAAGTAGTTCATGGAATACCAAGTTTAAGAAAACTTAAAGAAGGCGATATTATAAGTATAGACCTTGGAGCTACCTATAAAGGGTATAATGCAGATGCAGCAAGAACTTTCCTTGTTGGAGAGATATCAGAGGAAGCACAAAAATTGATTGAGGTCACAAAAAATAGCTTTTTTGAGGGTATAAAATATGCAAAAGAAGGGAATAGGTTATCGGATATTTCTTACGCAATACAAACTTATGTAGAAAGTCATGGCTTTTCAGTAGTAAGAGAATATGTGGGACATGGGATAGGTATAAAAATGCATGAGGATCCACAGATTCCTAATTTCGGTCCCCCTGGCAGAGGACCTAGATTAAAAAGAGGGATGTGCCTTGCTATAGAACCGATGGTAAATGCGGGACATTATGCCGTAAGAACATTAGAAGATAATTGGACAGTAGTCACTGTTGATGGTAGTTTATCTGCCCATTACGAAAATACTATTGTTATTACGGAGGGGGACCCAGAAATACTGACCATTTTATAA
- a CDS encoding KOW domain-containing RNA-binding protein produces the protein MEDLQIGQVVRSKAGRDKGRVFVVVGKFDDQHVLVADGDLRKIEKPKKKKFKHLQRYNDVIWQIKEKILRGDKITNEEIRKFLEPYKS, from the coding sequence ATGGAAGACTTGCAAATTGGTCAGGTAGTGCGGAGCAAAGCAGGTCGCGACAAAGGCAGAGTTTTTGTAGTTGTAGGAAAGTTTGATGACCAACACGTTCTTGTAGCCGATGGGGACCTTCGAAAGATAGAAAAACCTAAGAAAAAAAAGTTTAAACATCTTCAGAGGTATAATGACGTGATTTGGCAGATTAAAGAAAAAATACTAAGGGGAGATAAAATAACTAATGAAGAAATCAGAAAATTTTTAGAACCTTATAAATCCTAA
- the infA gene encoding translation initiation factor IF-1, translating to MAKEDVIEVEGTVIEALPNAMFQVQLDNGHKVLAHVSGKLRMNFIRILPGDRVTVELSPYDLSRGRIVWRGK from the coding sequence TTGGCAAAAGAAGATGTTATTGAAGTTGAGGGCACAGTGATAGAGGCTTTACCAAATGCCATGTTTCAAGTACAATTAGATAATGGGCATAAAGTATTAGCCCATGTATCTGGAAAATTGAGAATGAATTTTATACGAATACTTCCAGGAGACAGAGTAACAGTAGAGTTGTCTCCTTATGACTTGAGTCGTGGAAGAATAGTATGGCGTGGAAAGTGA
- the rpmJ gene encoding 50S ribosomal protein L36: MKVRPSVKPICEKCKVIKRKGRVMVICENPKHKQKQG, translated from the coding sequence ATGAAGGTAAGACCATCTGTAAAACCTATTTGTGAAAAATGTAAAGTTATAAAAAGAAAAGGTAGAGTTATGGTAATTTGTGAAAATCCAAAGCATAAACAAAAACAAGGCTAG
- the rpsM gene encoding 30S ribosomal protein S13: protein MARIAGVDLPRDKRVEIALTYIYGIGRSRSNEILAKAGVNPDTRVKDLTEEEVSRLREIIDKEYKVEGDLRKEVAMNIKRLMDIGCYRGIRHKRGLPVRGQRTRTNARTRKGPRKTVAKKKK from the coding sequence ATGGCGAGAATTGCAGGCGTTGACTTGCCAAGAGATAAACGAGTTGAAATCGCTTTGACATATATATATGGAATTGGCCGTTCTCGTTCAAATGAGATACTTGCTAAAGCAGGTGTAAATCCAGACACAAGAGTCAAGGATTTAACAGAAGAAGAAGTTTCTAGATTGAGAGAGATAATTGATAAAGAATACAAAGTTGAAGGCGACTTAAGAAAAGAAGTTGCCATGAATATCAAAAGATTAATGGATATAGGATGCTATAGAGGAATAAGGCACAAAAGAGGTTTACCCGTAAGAGGTCAAAGAACAAGGACTAATGCTAGAACGAGAAAAGGTCCAAGGAAAACTGTTGCTAAGAAGAAGAAGTAA
- the rpsK gene encoding 30S ribosomal protein S11 has protein sequence MAKRVKRAGRKREKKHVERGIAHIHSTFNNTIVTITDPAGNTISWASAGTIGFKGSRKSTPFAAQMAAESAAKSAMEHGMKTVDVYVKGPGAGREAAIRALQAAGLEVSLIKDVTPIPHNGCRPPKRRRV, from the coding sequence ATGGCTAAAAGAGTAAAAAGAGCTGGCAGAAAACGCGAGAAAAAACACGTAGAAAGAGGAATTGCCCATATTCATTCTACGTTTAACAATACTATTGTGACTATAACAGACCCAGCTGGAAATACAATTTCTTGGGCAAGTGCTGGTACAATAGGCTTTAAAGGCTCAAGAAAATCAACTCCATTTGCAGCACAAATGGCGGCAGAATCAGCTGCAAAATCTGCAATGGAGCATGGTATGAAAACTGTAGATGTATATGTTAAAGGACCTGGTGCTGGTAGAGAAGCAGCAATAAGAGCTTTACAGGCTGCTGGCCTTGAAGTGAGTCTTATAAAAGATGTGACTCCAATTCCCCACAATGGCTGCAGACCACCTAAGAGGAGAAGAGTATAA
- the rpsD gene encoding 30S ribosomal protein S4, translated as MGRYTGPTCRLCRREGMKLYLKGDKCYTDKCPFARRGYAPGQHGQEKKKLTNYGMQLREKQKLKRYYGVLERQFERLYEEAERMKGITGENLLQLLERRLDNVVFRLGFAASRPQARQLVSHGHIEVNGKKVDIPSFLVKPGDVISVREKSRSMELIKNNLEVSRNVPDWLELNKDAFEGRVVSLPRREHIDLPIQEHLIVELYSK; from the coding sequence ATGGGAAGATATACAGGACCAACTTGCAGATTGTGCAGAAGAGAAGGCATGAAATTATATTTAAAAGGAGATAAATGTTATACAGACAAATGTCCTTTTGCAAGAAGAGGATATGCACCAGGACAACATGGACAAGAAAAGAAAAAACTCACTAACTACGGCATGCAACTACGAGAAAAACAAAAACTCAAAAGGTACTATGGCGTTTTAGAGAGACAGTTTGAAAGGCTCTATGAAGAAGCAGAAAGAATGAAAGGAATTACAGGTGAAAACTTATTGCAGCTTTTAGAAAGACGTCTTGACAATGTAGTGTTTAGATTGGGCTTTGCTGCGTCTAGACCACAAGCTAGACAATTGGTAAGCCATGGACATATAGAAGTAAATGGTAAGAAAGTTGATATACCATCTTTCTTAGTAAAACCAGGGGATGTAATATCTGTGAGGGAAAAAAGCCGTTCAATGGAATTAATAAAGAATAATTTAGAAGTATCAAGAAACGTACCTGACTGGTTAGAACTCAATAAAGATGCTTTTGAAGGTAGAGTAGTTTCATTGCCGAGAAGAGAACATATAGATCTGCCTATCCAAGAGCACTTGATTGTTGAGTTATATTCTAAGTAA
- a CDS encoding DNA-directed RNA polymerase subunit alpha: MFEMIEPKIEIIEQSEDGTYGKFVVEPLERGYGITLGNSLRRVLLSSLPGAAPKSVKIDGVLHEFSTLPGVKEDVVEIILNLKEVAVKLHSDEPVVGRIDVEGRGEVTAGHIKGSADIEILNPDHHIATLSDDGKLHMEIVFVKGKGYVPSDKNKEPNQPIGVIPVDSIFTPVKRVSYNVENTRVGHVTDYDKLTLEVWTNGAVTPKEAISMASDMLIKYFQKFISFTGEYKSSDIFVDKPEKKVEKPLDMTIEELDLSVRSYNCLKRAGINTVQELTQKTEEEMMKVRNLGKKSLEEVKQKLEALGLSLKKADE, translated from the coding sequence GTGTTTGAAATGATTGAACCAAAAATAGAGATTATTGAGCAGTCGGAAGATGGGACGTATGGAAAGTTTGTAGTAGAGCCTTTAGAAAGAGGATATGGCATAACTCTTGGAAATTCTTTAAGAAGAGTGCTTTTGTCCTCTCTTCCTGGTGCTGCTCCTAAATCTGTGAAGATAGATGGGGTATTACATGAATTTTCAACCCTACCAGGAGTTAAAGAGGATGTAGTAGAAATTATACTTAACCTTAAAGAAGTTGCAGTTAAATTGCATTCAGATGAACCAGTGGTAGGGCGCATAGATGTAGAAGGAAGAGGAGAAGTTACTGCAGGTCATATAAAAGGCAGTGCCGATATAGAAATTTTAAACCCTGACCATCATATAGCTACTTTAAGTGACGATGGTAAACTCCATATGGAGATTGTGTTTGTCAAAGGAAAGGGTTATGTGCCTTCAGATAAAAACAAAGAGCCTAACCAACCGATAGGCGTCATTCCAGTTGATTCTATTTTTACACCAGTAAAAAGGGTAAGCTACAATGTAGAAAATACTCGTGTAGGCCATGTTACAGACTATGATAAACTTACTTTGGAAGTATGGACAAATGGAGCTGTCACGCCTAAAGAAGCTATTAGTATGGCTTCTGACATGTTGATTAAGTACTTTCAAAAATTTATATCTTTTACTGGCGAATACAAAAGTTCAGATATTTTTGTGGACAAACCTGAGAAAAAAGTCGAGAAACCTCTTGATATGACAATTGAAGAATTAGACTTATCTGTTAGGTCCTATAATTGCTTAAAGAGAGCTGGAATAAATACAGTACAAGAGCTCACTCAAAAGACAGAAGAAGAGATGATGAAAGTCAGAAATTTGGGTAAAAAATCTTTAGAAGAGGTTAAACAAAAACTCGAAGCATTAGGACTTAGCTTAAAAAAGGCAGACGAATAA
- the rplQ gene encoding 50S ribosomal protein L17 — translation MGYRKLGRPSDQRRAMLRNLVTDFLKYGRITTTEARAKEVRSISEKMITLGKRGDLHARRQALAYILDESVVKKLFDEIAPKYKDRQGGYTRILKLGPRRGDGAPLVIIELV, via the coding sequence GTGGGTTACAGAAAATTAGGCCGTCCTTCTGACCAGAGGAGGGCTATGCTTAGAAATTTAGTCACAGATTTTTTGAAATATGGCAGAATAACTACAACAGAGGCGCGAGCAAAAGAGGTTCGCAGCATTTCTGAAAAAATGATTACTCTCGGTAAAAGAGGCGATTTACACGCAAGAAGGCAGGCTTTAGCCTATATCTTAGATGAAAGTGTAGTAAAGAAGTTATTTGACGAAATAGCACCAAAATACAAAGACAGACAAGGTGGTTACACAAGAATTTTAAAACTTGGGCCTCGCAGAGGAGATGGCGCACCATTAGTAATTATTGAATTAGTGTAA
- a CDS encoding energy-coupling factor transporter ATPase, producing MEHVINTQNLSFEYHAEEQTRHLVLKDINLQFEKGQFIGIIGHNGSGKSTLAKHFNALLLPTEGKVYVKGMDTKDTNHLWDIRQAAGLVFQNPDNQIVAAIVEEDVAFGPENLGIPPDEIRERVEYALKAVGMWEYKDYPPHMLSGGQKQRVAIAGIIAMKPECIILDEPTAMLDPIGRREVISTIKKLNKEDGITVILITHFMEEVVDADRVIVMDDGKVVLDGTPKEVFKEVTLLKKIGLSVPQVTELAHQLKREGFDVPLDILTVEEMVEFLCR from the coding sequence ATGGAACACGTAATAAATACACAAAATTTATCTTTTGAATATCATGCCGAAGAACAAACTCGACACCTAGTTTTAAAGGATATAAATTTACAGTTTGAAAAAGGACAGTTTATAGGGATAATTGGTCATAATGGGTCAGGCAAGTCAACACTTGCTAAACATTTTAATGCACTTTTATTGCCGACAGAAGGAAAAGTATATGTAAAAGGAATGGACACCAAGGATACAAATCATTTGTGGGATATAAGACAGGCTGCTGGGCTTGTTTTTCAAAATCCAGATAATCAAATAGTTGCTGCTATAGTTGAAGAGGATGTAGCTTTTGGTCCAGAAAATTTAGGGATTCCACCTGATGAAATAAGAGAAAGAGTTGAATATGCTCTTAAAGCGGTAGGTATGTGGGAATACAAAGATTATCCTCCTCACATGCTCTCAGGTGGACAAAAGCAAAGAGTTGCCATTGCTGGGATAATTGCAATGAAGCCAGAGTGCATAATTTTAGATGAACCAACGGCAATGCTTGACCCAATAGGAAGAAGGGAAGTCATTTCTACCATAAAAAAGCTCAACAAAGAAGATGGGATTACTGTAATACTCATAACACATTTTATGGAAGAAGTAGTAGATGCAGATAGAGTTATTGTAATGGATGATGGAAAAGTAGTGTTAGATGGTACTCCTAAAGAAGTATTTAAAGAAGTTACTCTTTTAAAAAAGATTGGCCTTAGTGTGCCCCAAGTTACAGAGTTGGCACACCAATTGAAGAGAGAAGGCTTTGACGTCCCTCTAGATATTTTAACAGTAGAAGAAATGGTGGAATTTTTATGCCGATAA
- a CDS encoding energy-coupling factor transporter ATPase, which translates to MPIKVENLSFVYNEGTPYATVALNNVTFEIQDEEFVGIIGHTGSGKSTLIQHLNGLLKPTSGKIYINGVDITDKKVSLKDVRKEVGLVFQYPEYQLFEETIFKDIAFGPTNLGLSEEEIEKRVYEAMDIVGISRELADKSPFEVSGGQKRRIAIAGILAMKPKILILDEPTAGLDPKGKEEILNKIKEIHDKYKMITILVSHSMEDIARFADKIIVMNKGRIEVIGTPREVFREAEKLEKIGLGVPQITSLARELQKKGVAIPEDILTIEEAKEYIVRYLRGTKNV; encoded by the coding sequence ATGCCGATAAAAGTAGAAAATTTAAGCTTTGTGTATAATGAAGGGACGCCATATGCTACTGTTGCTTTAAATAATGTTACTTTTGAAATACAGGATGAAGAGTTCGTGGGAATCATCGGGCACACAGGGTCGGGTAAATCTACGTTAATACAACATTTAAATGGGCTTTTAAAACCTACTTCAGGGAAAATATATATAAATGGAGTAGACATAACAGACAAAAAAGTCAGTTTGAAAGATGTACGAAAAGAAGTAGGATTAGTTTTTCAATATCCTGAATATCAACTTTTTGAAGAAACCATTTTTAAAGATATAGCCTTTGGCCCTACTAATTTGGGACTTAGCGAAGAAGAAATTGAAAAAAGAGTATATGAAGCAATGGATATTGTTGGAATCAGTAGAGAATTAGCAGATAAATCTCCTTTTGAAGTATCAGGTGGCCAAAAACGTAGGATTGCGATAGCAGGAATATTGGCGATGAAGCCTAAAATTTTGATATTAGATGAACCTACTGCAGGCCTTGATCCAAAGGGGAAGGAAGAGATTTTAAACAAAATTAAAGAAATTCATGATAAATATAAGATGATAACAATTTTGGTATCCCATAGCATGGAAGATATAGCTAGATTTGCAGATAAAATAATTGTGATGAACAAAGGAAGAATAGAAGTTATTGGAACTCCAAGAGAGGTATTTAGAGAAGCTGAAAAATTGGAAAAGATAGGATTAGGGGTACCACAAATAACTTCTCTCGCAAGAGAATTACAAAAAAAAGGCGTAGCAATTCCAGAAGATATATTAACAATTGAAGAAGCAAAGGAATATATAGTTCGTTATCTCAGGGGGACTAAAAATGTTTAG
- a CDS encoding energy-coupling factor transporter transmembrane component T family protein — protein MFRNITIGQYIPGDSVVHKLDPRIKIIITFIFIVATFLINKLSGYLFAVFYLYLIITISKIPFSYILKGLRPVIIILLLTVSLNMFFTPGGTILYTLGPLKITTTGLRLAVFMGLRLIFLIIGTSLLTLTTSPISLTDGIEHILKPFSRIGVPAHELAMMMTIALRFIPTLIEEAEKIMKAQMARGADFESGNIVKRAKGLVPLLVPLFISAFRRADELAVAMESRCYRGGQNRTRMKQLKIQPRDYQALAVTLIMVLLIVWNRVWTW, from the coding sequence ATGTTTAGAAATATAACTATTGGGCAATATATCCCTGGTGATTCGGTAGTTCACAAGTTGGATCCGAGAATCAAAATAATTATCACTTTTATATTTATAGTAGCCACATTCTTGATAAATAAACTTTCAGGTTACCTTTTTGCGGTTTTTTACCTTTATTTGATAATAACAATTTCTAAAATACCTTTTAGCTATATTTTAAAAGGGTTAAGACCAGTTATTATAATTCTTTTACTGACAGTGAGTTTAAACATGTTTTTTACCCCTGGGGGAACGATATTATATACCTTAGGACCATTGAAAATTACTACTACTGGGTTGCGATTAGCTGTATTTATGGGATTGAGACTTATATTTTTGATTATCGGTACTTCACTACTTACTTTAACTACTTCTCCTATCTCTTTGACAGATGGAATAGAGCATATTTTAAAACCCTTTAGCCGTATAGGGGTACCGGCTCATGAGTTAGCAATGATGATGACAATTGCTTTAAGATTTATACCTACATTAATAGAAGAAGCAGAAAAAATTATGAAAGCTCAAATGGCAAGAGGAGCCGATTTTGAAAGTGGCAATATAGTAAAAAGGGCAAAAGGACTAGTGCCTCTTTTAGTACCGCTATTTATCAGTGCTTTCAGAAGAGCTGACGAATTAGCAGTTGCTATGGAATCTCGGTGCTATAGAGGCGGGCAAAATAGAACGCGAATGAAACAGCTTAAAATCCAACCGAGAGATTATCAAGCTTTAGCTGTGACCTTGATAATGGTATTGCTAATTGTATGGAATAGAGTTTGGACGTGGTAA
- the truA gene encoding tRNA pseudouridine(38-40) synthase TruA — protein sequence MRNVMIVVEYDGTNYHGWQYQKNAVTVQEVLQKAIKKVTGEEVNLIGASRTDTGVHALYQVANFKTNTKIPAEKLPYALNSVLPDDIVVVQAKDVEDSFHARYSAKRKRYKYIILNRKFQMPTMRNYCWHISYPLNIEEMKKAASYLIGTHDFSAFKASGSSKTSTIRTVYDLTIEKNEDFINIEIEANGFLYNMVRIIVGTLSYVGLGKIKEDEVYDILKSKDRTKAGITAPPQGLYLIKIIY from the coding sequence ATGAGAAACGTAATGATTGTAGTAGAATATGACGGGACCAATTATCACGGTTGGCAATACCAAAAGAATGCAGTGACAGTTCAGGAGGTATTGCAAAAAGCAATAAAGAAGGTAACAGGGGAAGAAGTTAATTTAATAGGTGCGAGTAGAACTGATACAGGTGTCCATGCTCTATATCAAGTAGCTAACTTTAAAACTAATACTAAAATACCTGCAGAAAAGCTGCCCTATGCTCTAAACAGTGTATTACCCGATGATATAGTAGTTGTCCAAGCAAAGGATGTGGAAGACTCTTTTCACGCTCGATATAGTGCAAAAAGGAAAAGATACAAATACATTATTCTTAATAGGAAATTTCAAATGCCCACAATGAGAAATTATTGTTGGCATATAAGTTATCCTTTAAATATAGAAGAAATGAAAAAAGCTGCTTCTTACTTAATTGGGACTCACGATTTTTCTGCTTTTAAAGCTTCAGGAAGTAGTAAAACAAGTACTATAAGGACAGTGTATGATTTAACTATTGAAAAAAATGAAGATTTTATCAACATTGAAATAGAAGCCAATGGTTTTTTGTATAACATGGTGCGAATAATTGTAGGTACACTGTCTTATGTAGGTCTTGGCAAAATAAAAGAAGACGAAGTTTATGATATTTTAAAATCAAAAGACAGAACAAAAGCGGGCATAACTGCCCCGCCACAAGGATTGTATTTAATAAAAATTATCTATTGA
- the rplM gene encoding 50S ribosomal protein L13 — MKSYMAKPEEVKRKWFVIDAEGKVLGRLASQIAKILMGKHKPTYTPHVDTGDFVIVLNAEKIVLTGNKLEDKYYKYYTGYPGGLKEVQYKKLMQTKPEFVIYHAVKGMLPKNRLGRRMIKRLKVYRGSEHKHQAQKPEKLDIE; from the coding sequence ATGAAGTCATATATGGCTAAACCTGAAGAGGTCAAAAGAAAATGGTTTGTTATAGATGCTGAAGGTAAAGTCTTAGGAAGACTAGCAAGCCAAATTGCTAAAATACTAATGGGTAAGCATAAACCAACCTATACACCTCATGTAGATACAGGAGATTTTGTAATAGTTTTGAATGCTGAAAAAATTGTGTTGACAGGCAACAAATTAGAAGATAAGTATTACAAATATTATACAGGGTATCCTGGAGGATTAAAAGAGGTTCAGTATAAAAAATTAATGCAGACGAAACCAGAGTTTGTAATATACCACGCTGTAAAAGGCATGTTGCCTAAAAACAGACTCGGCCGCAGAATGATTAAAAGATTGAAAGTATATAGAGGCTCTGAGCATAAGCATCAAGCTCAAAAGCCTGAAAAATTAGACATAGAATGA
- the rpsI gene encoding 30S ribosomal protein S9: MATVQYYGTGRRKEAVARVRLMPGKGNIIINNRPLEEYFTLDTLKYTVKQPLILTETIDKFDVYAKVSGGGLTGQAGAVRLGIARALVKVDSELRPILKKAGFLTRDPRMKERRKYGLKKARKAPQFSKR; the protein is encoded by the coding sequence ATGGCAACAGTACAATATTACGGAACAGGAAGAAGAAAAGAAGCTGTAGCGAGAGTAAGGCTTATGCCTGGAAAGGGAAATATAATAATTAATAATAGACCTCTGGAGGAGTATTTTACATTAGATACTTTAAAGTATACTGTTAAACAACCTTTAATTTTAACAGAAACAATAGACAAATTCGATGTATACGCAAAAGTATCCGGAGGAGGACTTACAGGTCAAGCGGGAGCAGTAAGACTTGGTATTGCTCGTGCATTAGTAAAAGTTGATAGTGAATTAAGACCTATTTTGAAGAAAGCCGGATTCTTGACAAGAGATCCAAGAATGAAAGAAAGAAGAAAATACGGACTCAAAAAAGCAAGAAAAGCTCCACAATTTTCAAAGAGATAA